In a genomic window of Halorientalis sp. IM1011:
- a CDS encoding helix-turn-helix domain-containing protein, producing MSRTSNRTNGDIIRDFLSVADLLEEPALAQLYAYLAREGESTVQELMDALDLAQGTAYTYVNRLVDAGVIETTSEDQPRRYTAHEIDLTVTAADGTREYTITPALIDAVGRRTTDDDIDTYIDRHGIAGLATALTYAVDRELGEITHRLMAQDLDISPLAAEIILQALRPVVLEHFDVEASGASVADIEGVDEDVVDDA from the coding sequence ATGTCTCGCACGTCAAACCGAACCAACGGCGACATCATCCGGGACTTCCTCTCGGTCGCGGACCTCCTCGAAGAACCAGCCCTCGCCCAGCTGTATGCGTATCTCGCTCGCGAGGGCGAGTCGACCGTCCAGGAACTGATGGACGCTCTCGACCTCGCACAGGGCACAGCCTACACCTACGTCAACCGGCTCGTCGACGCCGGCGTCATCGAAACAACCAGTGAGGACCAGCCCCGGCGATACACCGCCCACGAGATCGATCTGACGGTAACTGCCGCCGATGGCACTCGCGAGTACACGATCACGCCGGCGCTCATCGACGCCGTCGGCCGGCGGACGACCGACGACGACATCGATACGTACATCGACCGGCACGGAATCGCCGGGCTGGCGACGGCGCTCACCTATGCTGTCGACCGCGAACTGGGCGAGATCACCCACCGCCTGATGGCCCAGGATCTCGATATCTCGCCACTCGCCGCCGAAATCATCCTGCAGGCACTCCGCCCCGTCGTTCTCGAGCACTTCGACGTCGAGGCGTCTGGCGCGTCGGTCGCAGATATCGAAGGTGTCGACGAGGACGTCGTCGACGACGCGTGA
- a CDS encoding RNA-guided endonuclease TnpB family protein, with translation MTATTTKTLEATLAPPTAHKERKLCDLLGTYRAGLHEAFEAGCGTMTATSDVVTPYDLPYQAKAALCNYVPQLHGTYNAQELDDDHPVRLTNQAAEFDHSPERDYEFTWWVPQPGRGTNFWIPLRINPAQEELWHDLVDGEASAGQLRLQRHRTSWTLHVTVEFPVEEPNYEPTDDDVTPVGFDIGEAHLLAGCACEQDTPTDPLLINGGRARHLRKEMHTTLKRLQERDAAEWLIDERFDHYQNALTDIIEKASRRAVEYACRFEKPVVVLEDLSDIREDLDYGEWMNRRLHAWAFARLQERIEDKAREAGIQVEYIRPEYTSQTCHECGHIGYRDGDEFRCQNDECWVSEYHADINAAVNIADRHDPWGESLPLKPAGDDISRDGSACDSAAAPTEQSQPRQMTLGEVGSEPTAGS, from the coding sequence ATGACCGCGACAACCACGAAAACGCTGGAGGCCACGCTCGCCCCGCCGACAGCCCACAAAGAGCGCAAACTGTGCGACCTGCTCGGCACCTACCGGGCAGGACTCCACGAGGCGTTCGAGGCCGGGTGCGGGACGATGACCGCCACCAGCGATGTAGTGACGCCCTACGACCTGCCGTATCAGGCGAAGGCGGCCCTGTGTAACTACGTCCCGCAACTGCACGGAACCTACAATGCACAGGAGTTGGACGACGACCACCCAGTTCGACTCACCAACCAAGCCGCCGAGTTCGACCACTCACCGGAACGGGACTACGAGTTCACGTGGTGGGTGCCACAGCCCGGTCGCGGGACGAATTTCTGGATACCACTCCGTATCAACCCCGCTCAAGAAGAACTGTGGCACGACCTCGTGGACGGTGAAGCGTCGGCAGGCCAACTCCGCCTACAACGTCACCGCACGTCGTGGACACTCCACGTCACCGTCGAGTTCCCGGTCGAAGAACCGAACTACGAACCGACAGACGACGATGTAACACCAGTCGGCTTCGACATTGGCGAAGCACACCTGCTCGCGGGCTGTGCCTGCGAGCAGGACACTCCGACCGACCCACTACTAATCAACGGTGGCCGCGCTCGTCACCTTCGCAAGGAGATGCACACGACGCTCAAGCGCCTCCAAGAGCGTGACGCCGCCGAGTGGCTGATTGACGAACGGTTCGACCACTACCAGAACGCACTCACAGACATCATCGAAAAGGCGTCTCGACGTGCCGTCGAGTACGCCTGTCGATTCGAGAAGCCTGTGGTCGTTCTGGAAGACCTCTCGGACATCCGCGAAGACCTCGACTACGGCGAATGGATGAACCGACGCCTCCACGCATGGGCGTTCGCTCGCTTGCAGGAGCGTATCGAGGACAAAGCACGAGAGGCTGGCATCCAGGTCGAATACATCCGCCCGGAGTACACGAGCCAGACGTGCCACGAGTGCGGCCACATCGGGTATCGGGACGGCGATGAGTTCCGGTGTCAGAACGACGAGTGTTGGGTGTCGGAGTACCACGCAGACATCAACGCGGCGGTCAACATCGCTGACCGCCATGACCCGTGGGGTGAGAGCCTGCCGCTGAAACCGGCGGGCGATGACATCTCACGGGATGGGAGCGCCTGTGACAGCGCCGCGGCCCCCACCGAGCAGAGCCAACCACGGCAGATGACGCTCGGCGAGGTCGGGTCAGAACCCACTGCCGGTAGTTAG
- the tnpA gene encoding IS200/IS605-like element ISNph5 family transposase yields the protein MEYNLQSGSHTVYALQYHFVTVTKYRADILTDERLERVAEVAHEIAEDFEADIKNVDGGTDHVHILFTTKPTTDLTKFINSLKGVTSRRIRQEYPEVKQTLEDAFWQPGYFLATTGQVSIDVLMDYVENQ from the coding sequence ATGGAGTATAACCTGCAATCCGGATCGCACACGGTCTACGCGCTCCAATATCACTTTGTGACCGTCACGAAGTACCGCGCCGACATCCTCACCGATGAGCGACTGGAGCGCGTGGCTGAAGTTGCACACGAGATTGCAGAGGACTTCGAGGCCGACATCAAGAACGTGGACGGCGGTACTGACCACGTTCATATCCTGTTCACGACCAAACCAACCACAGACCTCACGAAGTTCATCAACTCGCTCAAGGGCGTCACATCCCGCCGGATTCGGCAGGAGTACCCCGAGGTGAAACAGACGCTCGAAGATGCGTTCTGGCAACCGGGATATTTCCTCGCCACGACCGGCCAAGTGAGCATCGACGTGCTGATGGACTACGTGGAAAACCAGTAG
- a CDS encoding SDR family oxidoreductase → MDVAVIGANGGIGRELVPRLADAGHDPIGVVRDEAQFETIRERGGEPRLGDLEGEFAQALEGADAVVFTAGAGGDTGWDKTLMIDLWGARRTIDACVEQGIDRYVMISSLQASDPLAAPEAIRPYLVAKRSADDYLRASGLDATIVRPTALTDDDGTGQVSVAFEHPDEDGDDIPRADVAQTVVACLNREATVGETIRLFGGDTPIEQAITPDE, encoded by the coding sequence ATGGACGTCGCAGTGATCGGCGCGAACGGTGGGATCGGCCGCGAACTAGTTCCGCGACTCGCGGATGCCGGGCACGACCCGATCGGGGTCGTTCGTGACGAGGCCCAGTTCGAGACAATCCGCGAGCGCGGCGGAGAACCTCGACTCGGCGACCTCGAAGGCGAGTTCGCGCAGGCACTCGAGGGCGCTGATGCGGTCGTGTTCACGGCCGGGGCCGGTGGGGACACTGGCTGGGACAAGACACTCATGATCGATCTCTGGGGCGCACGGCGAACGATCGACGCCTGCGTCGAGCAGGGCATCGACCGCTACGTGATGATCAGTTCTCTCCAAGCCAGCGACCCGCTCGCCGCCCCCGAGGCAATTCGGCCGTATCTGGTGGCCAAGCGATCCGCCGACGACTATCTTCGGGCGTCAGGACTCGATGCGACGATCGTGCGCCCGACCGCGCTCACCGACGACGACGGGACGGGCCAGGTCTCGGTGGCCTTCGAGCACCCTGACGAGGACGGCGACGACATCCCGCGCGCCGACGTCGCACAGACGGTCGTCGCCTGTCTCAATCGCGAGGCGACGGTCGGCGAGACCATCCGGCTCTTCGGTGGTGACACCCCTATCGAGCAGGCGATCACACCCGACGAGTGA